A DNA window from Peptostreptococcaceae bacterium contains the following coding sequences:
- the dnaJ gene encoding molecular chaperone DnaJ — MSKRDYYEILDIDKSADEKDVKKAYRKMAMKYHPDRNQGDSEAEEKFKEINEAYEVLSNSQKRSRYDQFGHEGVNGNGQGFGGYSGAGGGFEDVFGDIFDMFGGGGSRRKSRVAKGQDIQTEVILEFKDAAFGIEKEIEVIRNETCSTCNGSGAKPGTKTNTCSNCGGTGEVRYTQRTPFGQFVNAKTCPACGGEGKTFEEACHDCGGSGLKREKRNIKIKIPAGVDNGSVMTLRGEGEPGIKGGPKGDVYVVIRVREHEIFKRDGFDILSEANINIAQAALGDEIIVQTLDGKVKYEVEDGTQSGTVFRLKGKGVPVLNGYGRGDHYVKVVIETPKDLDEHQKELLIEFSKTLGEDISEKKKGIFTKVKDAFN; from the coding sequence TTGAGTAAACGAGATTACTATGAAATTTTAGATATAGACAAAAGCGCTGACGAGAAAGACGTCAAAAAGGCATATAGAAAAATGGCAATGAAGTATCACCCTGACAGAAATCAGGGTGATTCCGAAGCGGAAGAAAAATTCAAAGAAATCAATGAAGCATACGAAGTACTTAGCAATTCACAAAAAAGAAGTCGCTATGACCAGTTTGGGCATGAGGGTGTAAATGGAAACGGACAGGGATTCGGAGGTTATTCCGGTGCAGGCGGCGGATTCGAGGATGTTTTTGGAGATATTTTCGATATGTTCGGGGGTGGCGGATCAAGAAGAAAAAGCCGAGTTGCAAAGGGACAGGATATACAGACTGAAGTTATACTTGAATTCAAGGATGCAGCATTCGGAATCGAAAAGGAAATCGAAGTCATACGCAACGAGACCTGCAGTACATGTAACGGATCAGGAGCGAAACCGGGAACTAAAACCAATACCTGCAGCAATTGCGGTGGGACAGGAGAGGTAAGATATACGCAAAGAACTCCATTCGGCCAGTTTGTAAACGCAAAAACTTGCCCTGCTTGCGGTGGAGAAGGAAAGACCTTTGAAGAAGCCTGTCATGACTGTGGTGGAAGCGGTTTGAAGAGGGAAAAAAGGAACATTAAGATAAAAATACCTGCCGGAGTGGACAATGGATCGGTTATGACACTTAGAGGCGAAGGTGAGCCTGGAATAAAAGGCGGACCCAAGGGCGATGTATATGTAGTGATAAGGGTAAGGGAGCATGAAATCTTCAAAAGAGATGGTTTTGATATTCTTAGCGAGGCAAACATAAATATTGCCCAGGCGGCTCTTGGAGATGAAATAATTGTGCAGACTCTTGACGGCAAGGTTAAATATGAAGTTGAGGATGGAACTCAGTCGGGCACTGTATTCAGGCTTAAGGGCAAAGGTGTTCCGGTGCTGAACGGTTACGGAAGAGGAGATCACTATGTTAAGGTAGTTATTGAAACGCCTAAGGATCTGGACGAACATCAGAAGGAACTTCTTATAGAATTTTCAAAAACCTTGGGAGAGGATATATCAGAAAAAAAGAAAGGGATTTTCACCAAGGTCAAAGATGCTTTTAATTGA
- the prmA gene encoding 50S ribosomal protein L11 methyltransferase, producing the protein MDWYEIVLKIDSEIAEAAIGILAEKGIEKLLIEDESILDDLNRDKSHWDYAADSLISVEKGKTVLKGYIDQNNDIQSLIGDLRKCLDEIIVRCGQGEFELSVEVLKNQDWNIEWKKYFKPIKIGKGIIIKPSWESIDEESPICSAGSVVIELDPGLAFGTGTHETTRMCLEFLEKHIRKGMTVYDIGCGSGILALTAAKLGASMALGIDMDGEAVKAAKENVKNNNEDKVCKIIQGDLLRDLSEPADLLLANIIFDVIIKLIETAVPFVKKGGLFIASGILEEKTDGILEIVEKSDDFDLLEKKTENGWTAMVLKRRD; encoded by the coding sequence ATGGATTGGTATGAGATTGTGTTGAAAATTGACAGTGAAATTGCGGAGGCGGCAATAGGCATTCTGGCGGAAAAAGGGATCGAAAAACTACTTATTGAGGACGAATCTATACTAGATGATTTAAATAGAGACAAAAGCCATTGGGATTACGCTGCCGACTCACTCATATCGGTTGAAAAGGGCAAAACTGTTTTAAAGGGATATATTGATCAGAACAATGATATTCAATCATTGATTGGAGATTTGAGAAAGTGCCTTGATGAAATTATAGTGCGCTGCGGACAAGGGGAATTCGAATTAAGCGTAGAAGTCCTGAAAAACCAGGATTGGAATATCGAATGGAAAAAATATTTTAAGCCTATAAAAATAGGAAAAGGAATAATCATAAAACCGTCATGGGAGTCCATCGATGAAGAATCACCAATTTGTTCTGCAGGCAGTGTTGTAATAGAATTGGATCCTGGCTTGGCTTTCGGAACCGGAACCCACGAGACGACTCGCATGTGTTTGGAATTTCTCGAAAAACACATAAGGAAGGGAATGACGGTATACGATATTGGGTGTGGGAGCGGTATTTTGGCGTTGACGGCTGCCAAGCTTGGAGCCTCGATGGCATTGGGCATAGACATGGATGGCGAGGCAGTAAAAGCGGCAAAAGAAAATGTTAAAAATAATAACGAAGATAAAGTCTGTAAAATTATCCAGGGAGATTTGTTGCGGGATTTAAGCGAGCCTGCTGATTTACTTTTGGCAAATATAATTTTTGATGTAATTATTAAGCTTATTGAAACGGCTGTACCCTTCGTGAAAAAAGGCGGGCTTTTTATAGCATCGGGAATATTGGAAGAAAAGACGGATGGAATTCTGGAGATTGTCGAGAAGTCGGATGACTTTGATTTGCTTGAAAAGAAGACTGAAAACGGGTGGACGGCGATGGTTTTAAAAAGGAGAGATTGA
- the mtaB gene encoding tRNA (N(6)-L-threonylcarbamoyladenosine(37)-C(2))-methylthiotransferase MtaB gives MKIRFLIETLGCKVNQYESEALREALIREGYEEAGHGQIPDLAIFNTCGVTHLAERKSRQAIRKYARMVPKPQIVVLGCYPQIFENDIKKIDGVDIVMGACDKGRLIDLLKKEETGSFINPIDEGEPYDDLCLEDNNEKTRAFIKIQDGCDNFCSYCIIPYTRGRTRSRALESILKEAELLARRGYKEVVLIGIQSAFYGRDLERDIELVDVVESVAGIKGIERVRLGSAEPTYFTTERLDRLSGICEFCPHFHLSLQSGSDIVLKAMNRKYTTGRYSEIINDIKTKFDNPSVTTDLIVGFPGETDEDIEETLSFIRKMAFKDVHVFRYSKRKGTAAAKMQNHVNPFIAKKRSISAIACASECAKNFMESQVGRVEDILFETVSESEMWEGHSMNFTKVRTKSKETLSGRIRQVRLISMEKDTIWGEIV, from the coding sequence ATGAAGATAAGATTTTTGATCGAGACTTTGGGATGCAAAGTCAATCAATATGAATCGGAAGCCCTTAGAGAAGCGCTCATTAGGGAAGGCTATGAAGAGGCTGGGCATGGACAAATACCGGATTTGGCGATATTCAATACATGCGGCGTCACGCATCTAGCCGAGCGCAAATCAAGGCAGGCAATAAGGAAATATGCGAGAATGGTTCCCAAGCCCCAAATAGTCGTTCTGGGTTGCTATCCTCAGATTTTCGAAAATGATATAAAAAAAATCGACGGGGTAGACATTGTAATGGGGGCCTGCGATAAGGGCAGGCTTATAGACTTGCTTAAAAAAGAAGAAACGGGTAGTTTCATCAATCCTATTGATGAAGGAGAGCCGTATGACGACCTTTGTCTGGAAGATAACAACGAGAAGACAAGGGCCTTCATAAAAATACAGGATGGTTGCGATAATTTCTGTTCGTATTGCATAATTCCCTATACGAGAGGAAGAACTAGGAGCAGAGCGCTAGAATCCATATTGAAAGAAGCAGAATTACTTGCTCGAAGAGGATACAAAGAAGTTGTTTTAATAGGAATACAATCTGCTTTTTACGGAAGGGATTTGGAAAGGGATATTGAATTGGTGGATGTTGTGGAATCGGTTGCCGGCATAAAGGGAATAGAGCGTGTACGCCTAGGGTCTGCTGAACCTACCTATTTTACGACCGAAAGATTGGATCGTTTGTCTGGCATATGTGAATTTTGTCCGCATTTTCATCTCTCTCTCCAGAGCGGGTCAGACATCGTGCTCAAAGCGATGAACAGAAAATATACGACAGGGAGATACTCGGAAATAATAAATGACATTAAAACAAAGTTTGACAATCCATCGGTAACGACTGATCTTATTGTAGGATTTCCGGGCGAGACAGATGAAGACATTGAAGAGACATTATCATTCATCAGAAAAATGGCTTTTAAGGATGTGCATGTTTTCAGATATTCTAAAAGAAAAGGAACGGCGGCGGCTAAAATGCAGAATCATGTCAATCCGTTTATTGCCAAGAAGCGGAGCATTTCTGCAATTGCATGCGCAAGCGAATGCGCAAAAAATTTCATGGAATCCCAAGTTGGAAGAGTTGAAGATATTCTATTCGAAACTGTTTCCGAAAGCGAGATGTGGGAGGGGCATT